A genomic segment from Glycine max cultivar Williams 82 chromosome 1, Glycine_max_v4.0, whole genome shotgun sequence encodes:
- the LOC102659952 gene encoding uncharacterized protein isoform X2 has protein sequence MRVTAQQALEMSASSPSQAKEQDDDTKPLWTYVTKIKSVGGGGNYEIKCNICDFTFNGSYTRVRAHLLKMTGNGVRVCQKVTIAKLIDLKKIDNEATLRVERSKTKSVSLPLVSTQHQMDTNTLGVDPKKRKTSTVENAFNFQDRETLDHEIARMFYSSGLPFHLARNPHYRKAFAYAANNQISGYQPPGYNKLRTTLLQNERRHVENLLQPIKNAWSQKCVSIVSDGWTDSQRRSLINFMAVTESGPMFLKTIDCSNEIKDKDFIAKHMREVIMEVGHSNVVQIVTDNATVCKAASLIIEAEFPSIYWTPCVVHTLNLSLKNICAAKNTKKTILLMKNVLGSPKLRMMQCL, from the exons ATGCGCGTCACAGCCCAACAAGCCTTag AGATGAGTGCTTCTAGTCCTAGTCAAGCTAAAGAACAAGATGATGATACCAAACCTTTATGGACCTAtgttacaaagataaaaagtgtaggtggtggtggaaattatgagataaaatgtaatatttgtGATTTTACCTTTAATGGGTCTTATACTAGAGTGAGGGCACACTTGTTGAAGATGACGGGAAATGGAGTTAGAGTTTGTCAAAAGGTAACAATTGCCAAACTTATAGATTTGAAGAAGATAGACAATGAGGCTACATTGAGGGTGGAGAGGTCAAAAACAAAATCTGTGTCATTGCCTCTGGTTTCTACTCAACACCAAATGGATACAAACACTCTTGGTGTTGatccaaaaaagagaaagacatCAACTGTAGAAAATGCCTTTAATTTTCAAGATAGAGAGACACTTGATCATGAAATTGCTAGGATGTTTTACTCTTCGGGGCTGCCTTTTCATTTAGCAAGAAATCCTCATTATAGGAAGGCATTTGCCTATGCTGCCAATAATCAGATCAGTGGTTACCAACCTCCaggttataataaattaaggacAACATTACTTCAAAATGAGAGAAGACATGTGGAGAATTTGttacaaccaattaaaaatgcaTGGAGCCAAAAGTGTGTGAGCATTGTTAGTGATGGATGGACTGACTCACAAAGAAGATCTCTTATTAATTTCATGGCTGTCACAGAGAGTGGACCTATGTTTTTAAAGACCATCGATTGTTCAAATGAGATCAAAGACAAGGATTTCATTGCCAAACATATGAGGGAGGTAATTATGGAGGTTGGGCACTCAAATGTTGTGCAAATAGTGACGGATAATGCAACTGTTTGTAAAGCAGCAAGTTTAATAATTGAGGCTGAGTTTCCTTCCATCTATTGGACTCCATGTGTTGTTCATACATTAAATCTTTCTTTAAAGAACATATGTGCAGCCAAGAatacaaaaaaaacaatattgctTATGAAGAATGTTCTTGGATCACCCAAATTGCGGATGATGCAATGTTTGTAA
- the LOC102659952 gene encoding uncharacterized protein isoform X1 encodes MRVTAQQALGIFIIYLKMLTKRIALLCLLLVVPASASIVAQCRVRFLPRVEMSASSPSQAKEQDDDTKPLWTYVTKIKSVGGGGNYEIKCNICDFTFNGSYTRVRAHLLKMTGNGVRVCQKVTIAKLIDLKKIDNEATLRVERSKTKSVSLPLVSTQHQMDTNTLGVDPKKRKTSTVENAFNFQDRETLDHEIARMFYSSGLPFHLARNPHYRKAFAYAANNQISGYQPPGYNKLRTTLLQNERRHVENLLQPIKNAWSQKCVSIVSDGWTDSQRRSLINFMAVTESGPMFLKTIDCSNEIKDKDFIAKHMREVIMEVGHSNVVQIVTDNATVCKAASLIIEAEFPSIYWTPCVVHTLNLSLKNICAAKNTKKTILLMKNVLGSPKLRMMQCL; translated from the exons ATGCGCGTCACAGCCCAACAAGCCTTaggtatttttattatttatttaaaaatgcttACCAAAAGAATAGCTCTTCTATGTCTTCTCCTTGTTGTTCCTGCAAGCGCCTCCATTGTTGCACAGTGCCGCGTCCGTTTCCTTCCCCGCGTAG AGATGAGTGCTTCTAGTCCTAGTCAAGCTAAAGAACAAGATGATGATACCAAACCTTTATGGACCTAtgttacaaagataaaaagtgtaggtggtggtggaaattatgagataaaatgtaatatttgtGATTTTACCTTTAATGGGTCTTATACTAGAGTGAGGGCACACTTGTTGAAGATGACGGGAAATGGAGTTAGAGTTTGTCAAAAGGTAACAATTGCCAAACTTATAGATTTGAAGAAGATAGACAATGAGGCTACATTGAGGGTGGAGAGGTCAAAAACAAAATCTGTGTCATTGCCTCTGGTTTCTACTCAACACCAAATGGATACAAACACTCTTGGTGTTGatccaaaaaagagaaagacatCAACTGTAGAAAATGCCTTTAATTTTCAAGATAGAGAGACACTTGATCATGAAATTGCTAGGATGTTTTACTCTTCGGGGCTGCCTTTTCATTTAGCAAGAAATCCTCATTATAGGAAGGCATTTGCCTATGCTGCCAATAATCAGATCAGTGGTTACCAACCTCCaggttataataaattaaggacAACATTACTTCAAAATGAGAGAAGACATGTGGAGAATTTGttacaaccaattaaaaatgcaTGGAGCCAAAAGTGTGTGAGCATTGTTAGTGATGGATGGACTGACTCACAAAGAAGATCTCTTATTAATTTCATGGCTGTCACAGAGAGTGGACCTATGTTTTTAAAGACCATCGATTGTTCAAATGAGATCAAAGACAAGGATTTCATTGCCAAACATATGAGGGAGGTAATTATGGAGGTTGGGCACTCAAATGTTGTGCAAATAGTGACGGATAATGCAACTGTTTGTAAAGCAGCAAGTTTAATAATTGAGGCTGAGTTTCCTTCCATCTATTGGACTCCATGTGTTGTTCATACATTAAATCTTTCTTTAAAGAACATATGTGCAGCCAAGAatacaaaaaaaacaatattgctTATGAAGAATGTTCTTGGATCACCCAAATTGCGGATGATGCAATGTTTGTAA